One Choloepus didactylus isolate mChoDid1 chromosome 8, mChoDid1.pri, whole genome shotgun sequence DNA window includes the following coding sequences:
- the GPRC5A gene encoding retinoic acid-induced protein 3: protein MAATAPRTCRSSLDPRYFRLCDTTEIWGIVLEAVAAFGAVTSVAFMLALLILIYKVQDSSRRRVLPTQFLFLLGVLGIFGLTFAFIIRLDGGTGPTRFFLFGILFSLCFSCLLAHAFNLTRLVRGKKPLSLLMMLGLAVAFSLVQDVIAIEFVILTMNRTNVEIFSELSAPRRNEDFVMLLIYVLLLMALTLLTSSFTFCGAFSGWKRHGAHIYLTTLLSITIWVAWITLLLIPTPGSDWDDTILSSALVANGWVFLLVYVVPEFQLLTRQHNPMDYPVEDALCKPQLMKQSYGVENRAYSQEEITQGFEDTGDTFYAPYSTHFQLQNRTLQKDFSIPRAHSQVSPYSDYEGRKEGN, encoded by the exons ATGGCTGCAACAGCCCCTCGCACTTGCCGCTCAAGCCTGGACCCCAGATACTTCAGACTTTGTGATACGACTGAAATTTGGGGCATTGTCCTGGAGGCAGTGGCCGCGTTTGGGGCCGTGACCTCAGTCGCCTTTATGCTGGCTCTCCTGATCCTCATCTACAAGGTGCAGGATTCCAGCAGGCGAAGGGTGCTCCCGACGCAGTTTCTCTTCCTCTTGGGTGTGCTGGGCATCTTCGGCCTCACCTTCGCCTTTATCATCAGGCTTGATGGGGGCACGGGGCCCACACGCTTCTTCCTCTTTGGcatcctcttctccctctgcttCTCCTGCCTCCTGGCCCATGCCTTCAACTTGACGAGGCTGGTCCGCGGGAAGAAGCCCCTCTCCTTGCTGATGATGCTGGGCCTGGCTGTGGCTTTCAGCCTGGTGCAGGATGTCATTGCCATTGAATTTGTCATCCTCACCATGAACAGGACCAATGTTGAAATCTTTTCTGAGCTCTCTGCTCCTCGTCGCAATGAAGACTTTGTCATGTTGCTCATCTACGTCCTCCTCTTGATGGCCCTGACCCTCCTCACGTCTTCCTTCACCTTCTGTGGAGCCTTCAGTGGCTGGAAGAGACACGGGGCCCACATCTACCTCACCACGCTCCTCTCCATCACCATCTGGGTGGCATGGATCACCCTGCTTTTGATTCCTACTCCTGGCTCTGACTGGGATGACACCATCCTCAGCTCAGCCTTGGTTGCTAATGGCTGGGTTTTCCTCTTGGTTTATGTTGTACCTGAGTTTCAGCTGCTCACAAGGCAACACAACCCCATGGATTACCCTGTGGAGGATGCTTTATGTAAACCGCAACTCATGAAGCAGAGCTACGGTGTGGAGAACAGAGCCTACTCTCAAGAGGAAATAACTCAAG GTTTTGAAGACACAGGTGATACCTTCTATGCCCCTTATTCCACCCATTTCCAGCTGCAG AATCGGACCCTGCAGAAGGATTTCTCCATTCCACGGGCCCACTCGCAGGTCAGCCCTTACAGTGACTATGAAGGGAGGAAAGAGGGCAATTAA